In Lathyrus oleraceus cultivar Zhongwan6 chromosome 2, CAAS_Psat_ZW6_1.0, whole genome shotgun sequence, the DNA window GGTGAGAAATTATTTTCTCATTAATTAATAAACATTTTTCCATGATTGGTCATGTCATACATAGCATGATATATAGGAATGGGGCTTGACATTGAAATGTGTTTGACATCCACAAAAAAATCTAACATAACCTTAGCCTCCCATTCATCTTGCATAAATAAACAACTCATTCTTTTTCTCATTCATTCATTGCCCACCATCTGTTTGCTATATTGCCCCACTCACAAAACAACAAGAAAGAAAGGGAATTTCTTCGTTcttgtttgtttgattgattgattgatttcAGAGAGGAGAAGATAATTAATAATTGAGGTGTGGTGAAGAATTTTGTTGGATTGAAGGTAGGAGGAGGATAAACGACCCCACCTACTTTTCACATTCATCATCACCATCCTCTTCATCAATCTCTTTTTTATCAATCTTCTCTTCTCTACTTTGTTTTTGTAGATCTTGAGGTGTTTTTACTTCACATACCAACTTGCTAGATCTATTTCTATATTTTTTTATTCTATCTTAACATTAATTTATTCCATACAAGATTTGTTCATCAATCCAAGAGATTTTCTTATTCTGCATATATTGTTCTTATTATATATGATTGAATGTTGCTTGGGATGTGTTTGTGAAAAGTATTCAAAGAGAGTTATTAGTAGTATGCTGGTTAAGCTTTGTTTTGTGACCAAACAGACATAGCAGTGTTCATTCTTGTGGCTGTCTACCTGATCTAAAGCTTTGATTTGGGAGGCCCACCATTGGGTTTTGGTGGGCTTTTCATTGAGCCAATAAAAAACCCATCTTTAAAGGTTTCCAAATTGCTTCAGTGTTTCTAAAAAAGGGAGGGAAAGTGTCTGTCAATTGTCATTTGTGTTAGCCATTTATGTTccatatatttatatatatatgtAAAGCTCAAACTTGATACTTGAAAGATATTTTTCTATCTAATTTTCTAATGCTTCTTTACTTTATTACTTGTGTCTCTTTCTTTCTGTTTTTGAAACCACTTCTCCTTCTAAAACCACTTCCATCATGGACAAATGAGGTGAGGTTGATCTCGCTTTTGTTTCACAAGGACTTGTGTGTCAAATCCATCTCTAAGTTGTTTAGGAAGACGTTTGTTTCAAGAATGTCTTTTGTGAAGAAGAGACTTGTTTCAAAAGTAGAGAATGTcgaggaggaggaggaggagaaAGACTCGTCACAACAGGATTTGTCTGTGTTGGATTTGCCTGAGCTTGTGTTGGATAGCATTCTTGAAAGGCTACCTCCGTCTTCGCTTTGTCAAATGACTGGCGTTTGTCATTCCTTGAGGGAGAGATGTGTGAGTGATCACCTTTGGGAGAGACATATGAAACAGAAATGGGGTAGAGTTATTGGTTCTGTTGCTTATAGGGAGTGGAAATGGCATGTTGCTTCTAAAAAGGATGTTGGAAGCTTCACACATGGCAATCAAAGGAGCTTGATCAAGTTTATGTCCCTTCGTTGGCCTTTTACATGGATGAGAATCAAGCTAGATGCAGCATATATTAACAGTGCTAAGAAGCAGAATAGTTATTTGCCTCCTGATTCATTCATGACTTGGTATCTTGCTCTTGAGAATGGAAATTTCTCTTTTCCTGCTCAAGTCTATAACCGTGAGGTATAACATATTTTGATTTTCAATAGTACATAGAGTAGATGGTTGTGTTTTTTTTCTCTCAAAGTTATGTATTTTTTTCTTCTGCAGAATGGCCATGTTGGGTTTATGCTATCATGCTATGATGCCGAGGTTACATATGATCCACACACCGACACCTTCCAAGCAAGGTAACTGAACATGACTCTAGTTGATCATATGTTTTTCTGATGTATCTATCATGTTGCCATAGTTCATAGAAATGTAAATTATACCAATTTTCTTTTGAAGAGTTTTCGCAAGGATAATAATGGATAAAAGTTAATAAAAAGGAGGGATTTAGATTTTGTGCTGTTGTGGCTTAAATAGTTGTCTGTTACAGGTATCCGCCACATGGAAGAAGGCCTGCAGCAGTAGAGCATGGCATCCAATGGGAAAGGCTAAGAGCCCCGCCTGTCGATAGTCCTCCGCATGATCTTTATATCGCTGATTGTCTACATGATTTGCATCCTGGTAATCACATAGAGATTCAGTGGAGGAGAAACAAAGATTTTCCTTACGGTTTGTTCCTTTATTCAACATATTCTTTAATATTTACTTATTTTTTTCTCTGGATGGTGTACGGTTTAGTATATTTACAGCAAAATGGGATCCAATTATAAATCTTCGATAAAAATAATCACTTCTTCAATCTTAATTATCTATTTCCATTTACATATACCCTTCTTGTGATAAGATTCTATTAGAGGTTTGATGAGATCCATCTTTGTGGCAGGTTGGTGGTATGGTATTGTAGGCCACTTGGAGTCATGTGATGGTAATGAAAATTACTGCCGTTGTCACAATAGTGGTGAGTTAATGCATTTTCCTTTTGATTATGTTTATTTATCATTCATTATCTTCTCTTGGATACAGTATTATCATTCATTTAATCCATGCTCTGTTCTTCCCTTCAAATCGAACCTGTTTGGAGTAAAACTATCTAGCAGATCTATGCAAAAATGCGATTTAGTGATTGGTTCAAAACACGATTGTGAGATTCACATGAATTCTGTTTTCAATATTACTAAATTTCCCTTTGCGTATATGTATCTAAGTCTGAATTTTCATCTTTCAAGACAATTGAGTAGTATTAATATGAgatatataataaataaataaatatatttagTAGTTTAAAATAGGGTTTATATTTAATAACAATTTTTTCCTTCTTTAAAGAAGACTTATATTTAGGGACATAAGTAGTAATTGATTGAAGATTAGAATACTGTTTTATTGATTAGTATATATTTTGCTAAAGTTTTATGCCATTATTGTGTTTTCCATTGTGGAGGTTGCAAAGTAAAAAATGACATAAATGTAAAGTCCATCTTGACTTAACAAACCACAATTTAGGCTAGGTTCCTTTCTTGATAATATGTCAAAAATTGGACCACTAGCTATGCTATCTATAATGTTGGTCCCCCAGACATATCATGGTCAGGATGTCATGATTCCACCAACATGTTGATAACTCATGTCTCAGTGGATAGATACCTTTATGTCCAGCTATGTCAAAGAAAAAAGTGTCAATCTTTTATCTAGTTTTTGTATTGGTTATTATTGACCAGAATGAATAACCATGCAAGACACTTATTTGTGTAAGCATGACAACAGAGTTTTTTATTTACACAACTTTACATGTTTCTATCAATTTTTGTCGAATTTTTGAATGACCTCTGTGATGTTGCGGACATGCACACATACCATCAAAAGCTTTCTAATAGATATCGAAAATATACGGATAGGACTATTAAAAAAAGCATAAACCAATTCCAACTGTTACACCAATTTGAATCGCAACGGGAAAAAATCGAGCTGTGACTGTTCATGAATCGAGCTGAAACAGTTTGCAAGCTATCTGTAATAGCTCAGTTCTTTTTGGCGTGTTTGGATCGTTTTTATTTTTGAAGGCAATCATGATATTCAATTTGGTTTTACTTTTTTCCAACATTCCTGCCGGTTAATAGCAATTTGGTACAGTTCCGTTTTCTGCAAAAGATTAGCTCTGTTACGGTTTGGGACGAACTATTACTCTAGTAGTTCAGTTTTACCACAATGTTGGTTTTCCTTTTGAATTGAACCACGAACAATCTAGTTACAGATGCTTCCAACATGAAAAAAAGACTGCTCAATTTTCCTTTTTACGACGGCATTAGTCTTTTTTCCCCCTTAATTGACTTTGTATTATGTGTTGTTTGCAGACACAGTGGTGCTAGAGTTCAATCAGTACACTCCTGATTCGCGTTGGAGGAAGACAACTATTAGTAGGAAAGATCACCGAGAGGAGGGAAACGAGGCCGACGGATTTTACGGTGGAATTAGAAAGATCAAGAGTCAGAGTGAAATTTCCATTTGGAGAAGCATTTGGCCTTCTGAAGTATTGGATTAATAATATCAAATTTTACATATGTCAAGACTAGTATTCTTATTTAGCAGATTCTTCTGCATTAGAGAGAAGAGGTAATAGGATTCTCATTAAGCCAAAGGAACATTGAGCTTATCCTATTTGCTTTCCTCTTTTTCATTATCACAATTTTTTCATGGAAAATTGTAGGATTGTTCAATATCGATCAATGTAAATTAATTACTTATGCTATGATGTCATAGAATATTCATTCCTCAATATATAGAATGATTAAAATTTATCTGTTATGCTCATATTAGCACTCTCTAAATTCACATTAAAGTTGTAAAGACTTTAGTGCATGTTTGGAATCGCAGCGAGTTTGATGAAATTACAAAGCTACCTTGAGTTTATTGAAGTTCAAAAGAGTTGTTTTTGCCGAAATCATGATGACATACCATAATTCTGCCGAATTCGCTGTTAATCCAAACATACACTTAAAGAGAGCAGGAGAGGGAGATTGTAAAGTATAATTGATCTGGTAATTCATACAAAAAGTTTTAAACAGCTAATATATATTTCAACCTATAAAGTGCGGTTACAGACACGACATTGACACTAATACATTAATATCGATAATAATTTGAAAACACATGGAATATGGAATGAATCTAAAATAGCAACTCCATCATATTATTTCAACTATATTCTACAATCTGCCTAGAAATGGTATGTCTTAATCACTTCACTTTCCATCCCTCATACCCCAAACAGAGAAAAGATTTTGGCAATGGTCTGTGACATACCAATCTCATTTTTGTAAACTCACCTGATATTTCATCTTTACTCCATGAGGTTGATTGTGTTGATGACACAGATTTCATGTCAAGTTTCTTCACCAATGTTTGTTTCCCTATTGCTTCTTTTTTATCTTCTAACTTCTGTTGATCACTAGCTTTACCCTTGTTTGAATTCCCAAAAAAGAACTTCTTTATACTTTCTATCTTCTTATTCCTTGTCCAAAAACCACTTTTTTTGTTCTCATCTTTCTTTGGCTCTTTAGCAGCATTGGAAACTAAAGTCTTCTTTGGCTCAAACTCAAAGTTTGTATCATTAGCTACTTTCACTTCTCTCACTTGTCTAGCAAACGCCAACCCTTTCGGCTCGGATACAATATTTTCTCTTCCTAACGCTTCATGCATTGGCTCTTCCAGAAGCTCGCGTAACATTTGACCTTCGGGAAAAGACATTAAAGGAAGCTTTTCACAACAATGCGACTCATCATGTTTACGTGACTCTGATTGTCCAACATGTTTGTCACACTTGTTGAAATCTCTCAACGGAGAAAGAGATCTAGTCCTTCTTAAACCATGTTCTCGACCCTTTGATTTCCCTCTCTTATCTTCTCTTACCTTCTCGAAAGCCACCTTGAATGGATCAAAGTCATCGTTCTTCCACAAGCGCGAAAACGGAAGCCTAAGCTTTGATGTCGGAGACTTAGGAGACGTCGCTCTCGAGCTTTGAGCACTATCTCCATTTTGAACTAGCCTTGGAGGAAGTTTAAGAGGAGGCATCATTGGCATCACTTTACCATCACAAAATAGCTCATCAGCAAAAGCCATAGTAGGCAATGAATCCTCACAAAGCCTTTGATGTTCCTCAAACACTTTCGCATCTTTTCGGTCCACCTTAGAGCCGATCAATTCGCTATGATTAAAACGACGACTCGTTTCGAATTCAAACCGGTCTAGATTGGAGTTAACATCTTCATAAGATCTTGGTGTTGTAGGACCTGTTTGAGAACCAATATGATCTATAAACTTGAGTCTACTAGGACTAGTTGGCGCACTATAGAAGAACAAATCTTGGTTTTGATTACAACTACTTGCACTCATGTAGCATAACTCATTAGAAAATGAGATATCCATCATGTGATTGGCACAAAAAATAACCCTATGATTTGTTCTTATAAGCTAATGATAGAAGGTGTTGCTAAGTTATGTAAAGAACTTTATATCACAAAACAAATGATAAGAAAAAGATTGAGTATAAATAAAGGAACATACCCCCCTAAAGCAATCTTAAAATTTCCAAACCTCAACCAAGCTTTAATATACATAGCTTCTAAAGGAGATTTTATGGTATTGTGTCACTTTCCATGTTGGCTTAATTTTCATGGTATAAGTAACTTAATTCATGATGTTTTTGCTTGATTTATGTAACACAATTGTTGTTGTCTTCTTATGATTTCTTAATAAGAGGTTTGCATTAGGTACCAAACGTGTATAATTTATCTTGTGATACTCTTCTTTGTTAATATATCACATAACAAACCAATAGATCACAATAATAATAGTAAAATATTGGAGAAAACTATAGTCCCTCCAATGATAAAATTTAGGAAAATAATCTTTAATCTTTAAGGGTCACACATCAACTTTAGTTAATATTTTCATGCCCGTGACATACCAATGTTGCCATAGGTCACAATGAGTGAATAAATGTAACGGTGTTGTTAACCTTTGACCATCCTCAGGAGTCTTGACTCTTGCATagtatatattatatatattatagatattatattaatatataatatatatatatatatatatatattatatatatatatatatatatattattatatatatatatatatatatataatatatatatatatatatatatatatatatatatatagatatatatatatatatatattataatatattatatatatatatatatatatatatatatatatatatatattatatatatatatatatatatatatatagatatatatatatatatatatatatatatatatatatatatattatatatatatattatatatattatatatatatattatatatatataaatatatattttaattcttaaaacataaaataaaattgtAAAACGCAATTTATATTAATGTATCAAATTATAAATTTATTTTCACAATATGATATACTATGCAGTAGGATGACAATGAATATTTAAAGAAAAAGTTAAAGAATagaaaattattatttattaataatagTAATGTTAGTTATAATTGGACAACTATCTCAAATAAAatttaaaatgtattttaaaatgttataaaatttgattttatttaaaattaattatttatggatataataatttatttatattaatatatgagattaattaatatgcactgtcagtgtaaaaagttttacactgtcgattcatcaccatcacccatttgcattactttatagattttaAAAGTAAAAGTCAAATTTGTCCCAATATCCAACGGTTATAATTAATTGGTTGTGTAAAATTCTTTTACACTGtcaatgtatttcaattaaactcttaATATATTATCAAAAATATTATTATCAAGGATTAAACTCTGGATTAACAAATCACATCCATTTTATAGAAGAATTTGAGAGAAAGGTCATAAAATTGTGAAGCCGCCAAAACAATCTTATCAAGTGGTTCATAACAAGAAAAAACTACCTGAAACATCTAAGCAAAATCTCATAAGTGACAATGGGCTTATTGAAGATAGCATTCCCACCCTTATCAATGACAACATAAACAACATGTTAACCCTCATCCCCTCTCATGAAAAAATAAAAGTTGCAGTTTTCAACCTTAACAAGGAGAGCTCACCTGGCCCTGATGGTTTTGGAGGCTTCTTCCGAGAGTATTGGTCCATAATTAACATTGATGTGTGTAAAGTTGTCATTGACTTTTTCACTCATAACGGGCTCCCTCCAAACATGAATTCCAACAAGTGGTTA includes these proteins:
- the LOC127117861 gene encoding F-box protein At2g26850, which gives rise to MLLYFITCVSFFLFLKPLLLLKPLPSWTNEVRLISLLFHKDLCVKSISKLFRKTFVSRMSFVKKRLVSKVENVEEEEEEKDSSQQDLSVLDLPELVLDSILERLPPSSLCQMTGVCHSLRERCVSDHLWERHMKQKWGRVIGSVAYREWKWHVASKKDVGSFTHGNQRSLIKFMSLRWPFTWMRIKLDAAYINSAKKQNSYLPPDSFMTWYLALENGNFSFPAQVYNRENGHVGFMLSCYDAEVTYDPHTDTFQARYPPHGRRPAAVEHGIQWERLRAPPVDSPPHDLYIADCLHDLHPGNHIEIQWRRNKDFPYGWWYGIVGHLESCDGNENYCRCHNSDTVVLEFNQYTPDSRWRKTTISRKDHREEGNEADGFYGGIRKIKSQSEISIWRSIWPSEVLD